From a single Hymenobacter sp. YIM 151500-1 genomic region:
- a CDS encoding helix-turn-helix transcriptional regulator, which translates to MRNNLRVERAVLRLTQEELARRIGVSRQTINAMEAGKYVPSTVLALKLAGVFGKPVESLFQLEDED; encoded by the coding sequence ATGAGGAATAACCTGCGCGTAGAGCGGGCCGTCCTGCGTCTGACCCAGGAAGAGTTGGCCCGGCGCATTGGCGTGAGCCGCCAGACCATCAACGCCATGGAAGCCGGCAAATACGTGCCCTCCACCGTACTGGCCCTGAAGCTGGCCGGCGTATTCGGCAAGCCGGTGGAAAGCCTGTTTCAGTTGGAAGACGAAGACTGA